The nucleotide window CACGGTGTTGACGGCGACAGGGACGCTACATCCACCCTCCTAAAAGAGATAGCAGCTGACGCCGAGGCTCCTACCCGACACCTTCAAAGCAGAGGCCTCTGAAAAGTTTAGGCCGCACGCAACCCTGCCCGCTGCTCCTCAGGCCCTTCTCGATTCAGAGTTTCTACTCTGCAGTTTTGGCAAAGTGTAATAGGTTTCCCACCCTATGGCCGGGTCAGGTCAACCAGCAGAGCAGTATTTACCGCTGCAGGCAGAAGAGGGAGGACGCCGCACCTACCAAACGTTTCATAAAGGCTCTCTCGGCAATGCAGCACAACACGGTGTCTGCATCGTGCAGGGCAGACACCATATTCAGTATCTCTTGGTCTTTGGCACGAACTTCCACTGCTAAGGCACcctagaagaagaaaatgaaacgcACGACATAATCGTAATTTCTCAATTTCACGCGTCTCCGTGAGCACTCAGCGTTGGTCACTGAACAAAACTCAGAGGCTCGGATATGCATTTGACTAAGGCGGCGATGTTTAGATGTTTACTAAAATGAATTACGAAGCAATCCACCGGTTGCAGAGACATCCTACAGCAGCTGCTGTAAAGAGAAGATCGGAACTTACTTCAGCCAAACGTTCAAGATCACGCTGTCACCTCAAACCATTCGAGAGCCCCTCTCGGTTATGACCGCATATATAGAAACACCCACCCCGATATCCCTTTGCGACAAGACGGCTGGATAAGTCCAAGCTTCCCAACCTTATCTCAAGATAAAGATCAAGTCCGGAATGACTACCAGTGACAAAACAATTCTCTTCCAAACTGGAAACAGAAGGGGGCGGGGAGAATGCGCGGTACCTGACAAATACGTGATCAAAATCACAATTTCAGGCTGAATTTGCCCTCTTCGCATCAGAGGGCAAAGATACTGCGGTGACATTATCTCTATTTTAACGCACCGTTATCCCGAAAGAGCGCAGCACTGACCCTGCCAGAGCCCGCCCTGACGTAGTTGTGCCACGTTTTTCCTTCACCACTTACTGTTTTCCGTTACCGATGGCATTCAGCCCCCACCACACCGGGTAACAGAGCCGGCTACCATTCTTCCCACACGCTGTGCCTAAAACAGCGTAACGGCCAACAGAACAGATCGATGCCGTGGTTCTTTAGCAACAAGCACGCACGAAGTATTCGGCACAATTAACCACTCTGACACGCTGTACCGCTGCCAGCTTTCAACACGCGGTACAGGCTACGATACAAAAGTCGTAACGTACCTGTCCAACAGCGTACAGACAATCTTCGGGGCTTAGGAGCTGGAAAACAGTAAAATCAGAGTCAACTCACGTTGCACCGTTCAGAATACGGGAAGCGAGAGCCAAATTCTATGCTCGCGTCTAAGACCGATTGCTTTTGCGCCTGACCAAAGAAATATCACACGCGCCCCTTTCCCAGGCCTCAGTTTGCACCCCTAAAGTGGGACAATGCGCTTTCCTTCACCTGGACTGTAACACACCGTGAATTAGAAAAATCTTATGATCAGAAAAATCTTAAGGCACGCACGCTGCTGCATTGCTAGACGCGAGCATTGCGAAATGCTGGGAAACCATCAGATTACAAACTGCTATCGCACCACGGAAAGCTGAACAGTATAAACTCCCGTACGAAGAAAACGAAACCaaccgacaaaaaaaaaaagtaattaaaaaaatcccccttGAAGCGCATCAAATCCCAAGGTGGCAATGGATTCAGCAGGCTCCACGCTCATCTCTCACAGGACAACCGCAAGGTCTGAAAGGCAGTCGACGGGTCGGCAGAGAACGGCACTTTCTGCTTTGCTAGTCCTCACCTGGCCGATGCGATTTTCCCAGCCCATTCTCTTCAGCCCAGCAGCCGCCAGGATGATGGCACTGAACTCTTCCTTCTCATCTAGCTTCTTTAAGCGGGTATTTAAATTCCCTCTCTGTAGAAGTGATTAAGCAAGCATAGAAACAGCAGGCGCGCGGTCCTATAACCGCTTAGCGTTcgcttgagcgtgtttacagaaTGCACAGACTCCAACAGCCTCCAAATGAGAATCAGAGTACAATCGTGAAAGAGGCGTTCGTTACGACAGCTGCTGCTTTAAATAGAATTTTGCAGAGCATTGCGGAATATTAATTCAAGCACCGACTCTCAAAAGTTGCGTACGTCATTCAAGTACGTTACTCGCACCCGACACCAACTCCTTTGGCACAGCAAAGAACGGGGTCTGAATTAACGGTGCCTTTTACTACCTCTAGTTCATCAGCCCACATCGGAACCGGCGGCCCAAATCACATCCGTGGTATTGGGAACCGATTGGCGCTTGGCCACACCGCTGCGACAAACACACGGTAGGCACCCGTGAAGCGGGATTTTGAACATTCGTTAAAGTAAAAATTCATCTGCATCCTGATTCTCAGGTAGATTAAGGCCGGCCCCTTTCTACAGCCTGGTGAGAAAGCAGAGGACCGAAGGGGCCACCCTACGCTACGTACCCCTCTTGGCGTAGGTTAGCAGAGGGCAGACCGAGGAAGCGGTTTGTTCTTGTAGGTCCAGTAGTATAAATCAGCCTCGATTCTAGATTTCACgttaaattacattttcctgtTTGCAGCTTTACCCGGCTCCCCCGTTTTGCCAGAAAAGGATACAATATCCCTGAATTCTAACTGAGGGAACTTCTTTTTCAGCTGGGCTGCTCTGCGAAGTGAACTGGTTCCAATCACGCTGtggggaaaataaaagcaatgaaatatAGAATACTCCTACGGTTACCTCCAGCCAGAGATGTGTCTGAGCTTTCGAGGAAACAAatgacgacttttttttttttttaaatttttgaataACGAAGATCTAAGAACCTGCCAATGATTTGTATCTccttagaagaaagaaaaccgCTCCGTGAGGTTTAGCACAAAGTCTGGCCGAAGCCGCTCCCAAGGAACAGATTTACAGGAGACGCTTCTGGAGGGCAGCCCCCGTCAAGGACTGATGAAGCCACAACGCTCGCCACGGAAAAAAAGACTCGGCTACCCCAAACCGCACCAGACAACTGAAGTTACTAAACTGGGAGGACTTCGTCAATGACAGAAATGCAGCGGGAGGAGAACCGTTGGAAACGGTAGGGCGCAAAACTGGAAACCACAAAAAACTGCCAGTCCGGGCAGTAAGCGTTTCCTTTCTAGACACGCATACTATTCTTTTTTCTCGGCACCCTACAACCTAAACCAGACTCGATTTTCCTGCTATCCGTATGCACAGAAACGCAGGTCTACGTTTGCGTCACAGCTAGtttgtttcttttactttaacacagaaaaaaaaaaaaaaacatctttctaaTCGTTACCTTAATCTGAGTAATTTCACTCAGCTGACTCAGACAAAAGACTCCAATAAGCTCTACGGAAAGGCAGGGAACGTCGGTCAGGCAATTCAAAATGGAGAAACGGCTCGCACTTCCAGCAGAACCGTAAGAAAGCGATGTGAAAAAACTAACAAAATCGGAACCGGCTGGGTAAGAACAAGACCGCATTTTTACACCtgtcttcccctccctttctccgCTCACCTCTTTTCAGGAAGGAGGCTCAGTGTTTTCCCGCAGTTTTTGGGATGAAAGACGACAGCATCAAGTGGGTTTTCCCTTCTGCAAAATAATACAAGCGCAGAATCACCGAGATATCATTTCACAGAAGGCCATTAAGCTTAACACCCGGCAGAACCGCCTCTGGTTCCAAAATACCCCATCGTTATTATAAAAGCAAGAATTTCCAGCAAACCCGCTGGCTACGGAAAACTAGGACAGCTCTAGCGTTTCCACTGTTTCAGAGATTATTCGGAGGGTGGTCGAACTCTGAACGCCTAAAAGGACCTACGGTGCCTTTGCTTTCCTACCACCACCAACACTGTAAAACGCAAATCCCTGGGAGAATCGAGCCTCGCGTCCACACTTACTTGCAGACAGCGCCGATGGTAAAGCCAGGAGGAAGAGAAGTTGGCAAGTCCTTCAAGGAGTGAACCACGAGGTCAACTCTAAAAATTAGAGGACAGCAATCACTGAACGGATGGTTGAGCTCACACGGTACCTACCATAGGCCTGCAGGTCATCTACAGAAAAGCGTGAATCCATCCCGGgaattaatttggagaagagggaagaatTTCAGGATTCTATAGCCAGAATTACTGTAGAATTCCAGTGTTACTCCAGAAGAGCCACTTCACCTTTCTCCGTCCctcttttcccatctgtaaaattaAGACAACGCCTTCCTCCCAGCAGCGACGCGAGACGTGTTACAACAATCGGGTTGAATGAGGGGAAGACGCCGGAGATGTTCACGTGGGAAGACTCACCAAACCGATAAGCAAACAGTACGCTGGCCGGTATTATgcttcaaactaaaaaaaaaaacagctagcCAAAGCAGAACCTATCTGCTTTGTTACAAGGCAAACAAACGTAACTGTAAATGCGTGAATCTCCAGTACTTTTTCACTGACTTTACTTGAAAATGCAGCGCCCATGGGTCACACACGTAGAAGAACATCTTCGTTTTTAAACCTACTTCGTAAGGGGTGTAAGTACCACTGAAACCCTCCTCAGGATATTGAAAAaggcgggggcagggggggaaaagcgctaatctctctcttctccagcagGAGCCTGAACTGAGTTTTTCTGTAGAAAGAAGTTACCCAGAAAGCAGCGCAACTTGTCCGCGCCCATTTCCCCTGCACATTTAGCATGCAAGTACGTTAATAAACGTTAACACTAAATGCGGTACGCAATATCTTAACTCCACCAAGCAaagtattcttttaaaagaacGCACTTGTAAGCAGGAAATAGATTAGATTACAGGCTCTCCGATGCACATGCAAACACATAAATCACAGGAGAAAAACACCTCACTGGGGCAGACCAAGCAACGCAACTCCACTTAAAAATATACGGCCTAAgcccggggggagcaggggaagacAATGACTTATCAAAGGATTTCTTAGCCAGAGAGGTACCAGAGCAGTAAGAAACCAGATCAAATACGCAACAAAGCCAAAGATGTCCAAAGAGCACCACGAACGCCAGCGCAGGGAAAGAAAACAACGAGCTCTTACTCATTTCTTTCAAGCgcattttccagctctttggTGAAGAGGCTCTTCTCCCCAATCTATACATAAATGGAGGAACacgaatcacaaaagaaaaatccgCAAACGTATCATCAAATACAATTACTTCTTGTGTAAAGGAAGAAGAGAACCTTTACCTTGGAAAGTGCTGTATCCAAGATCTTGTCTCCAGTCGTTGACATGGCAACTGCTCAGAGAGAGAACAGAGGTAAAAGGTGAGGCTTGTTCAGAGCACACGGGCCCGGACCGGAAATATCTACATAACACGTAACGGGCAGTACAGCATCACGCGCTACTGCGTGAACGCAGATTCAAGATAAACTTAAGAGCAGCTCAATTCTAGAAATACACCGTGCTCAAGACAAGTGAAATTCGGACTTCCTTCACTGCCCTCGAAAACAGAGCGAGGGGGCAGAGGGCGGGTTTTGGGAAGCGCTGACCCAACGGGAATTGCCACGGTCTTTCTCCGAGTGCCAGCAACCAAGTACTCAGCAGTTCTCTCGGTGAAAGGCTGAGCTCCCCTTATTCCTGCGCCGTTGAACGCCTCAAGCCAGGGACAGGAAAACGTCCCCAGCGCATAGCAGGCTGCGGCCAGAGCAACGCCAGGTTCTCAAATGGAGCCGCCTAACACCCTCAGCGTGACATACTCGGAGCTTCAACCATCAGGAGCTTACGAATTCCACCTTTCCCCCCTAGAAGAAACCAGCAGCAGTTGCGCAGCCACACAACGTAACTGAATTCAGACGGCACTCTTAG belongs to Numenius arquata chromosome 22, bNumArq3.hap1.1, whole genome shotgun sequence and includes:
- the HMBS gene encoding porphobilinogen deaminase isoform X1, whose product is MAAPAGSGGLAGGPVAGPALTGMSPQGENGVGGRAVRVGTRRSQLARIQTDSVVEMLRELYPDLHFEIVAMSTTGDKILDTALSKIGEKSLFTKELENALERNEVDLVVHSLKDLPTSLPPGFTIGAVCKRENPLDAVVFHPKNCGKTLSLLPEKSVIGTSSLRRAAQLKKKFPQLEFRDIRGNLNTRLKKLDEKEEFSAIILAAAGLKRMGWENRIGQLLSPEDCLYAVGQGALAVEVRAKDQEILNMVSALHDADTVLCCIAERAFMKRLEGGCSVPVAVNTVLKDGQLYLTGAVYSLDGSDSLKETMQTSVHYPQQNEDGPNDDVQRVGITAKNVPGQAQEAAENLGVEVASLLLSKGAKHILSVARQLNDAR
- the HMBS gene encoding porphobilinogen deaminase isoform X5, producing the protein MLRELYPDLHFEIVAMSTTGDKILDTALSKIGEKSLFTKELENALERNEVDLVVHSLKDLPTSLPPGFTIGAVCKRENPLDAVVFHPKNCGKTLSLLPEKSVIGTSSLRRAAQLKKKFPQLEFRDIRGNLNTRLKKLDEKEEFSAIILAAAGLKRMGWENRIGQEGGCSVPVAVNTVLKDGQLYLTGAVYSLDGSDSLKETMQTSVHYPQQNEDGPNDDVQRVGITAKNVPGQAQEAAENLGVEVASLLLSKGAKHILSVARQLNDAR
- the HMBS gene encoding porphobilinogen deaminase isoform X3, whose protein sequence is MLRELYPDLHFEIVAMSTTGDKILDTALSKIGEKSLFTKELENALERNEVDLVVHSLKDLPTSLPPGFTIGAVCKRENPLDAVVFHPKNCGKTLSLLPEKSVIGTSSLRRAAQLKKKFPQLEFRDIRGNLNTRLKKLDEKEEFSAIILAAAGLKRMGWENRIGQGALAVEVRAKDQEILNMVSALHDADTVLCCIAERAFMKRLEGGCSVPVAVNTVLKDGQLYLTGAVYSLDGSDSLKETMQTSVHYPQQNEDGPNDDVQRVGITAKNVPGQAQEAAENLGVEVASLLLSKGAKHILSVARQLNDAR
- the HMBS gene encoding porphobilinogen deaminase isoform X2, with amino-acid sequence MLRELYPDLHFEIVAMSTTGDKILDTALSKIGEKSLFTKELENALERNEVDLVVHSLKDLPTSLPPGFTIGAVCKRENPLDAVVFHPKNCGKTLSLLPEKSVIGTSSLRRAAQLKKKFPQLEFRDIRGNLNTRLKKLDEKEEFSAIILAAAGLKRMGWENRIGQLLSPEDCLYAGALAVEVRAKDQEILNMVSALHDADTVLCCIAERAFMKRLEGGCSVPVAVNTVLKDGQLYLTGAVYSLDGSDSLKETMQTSVHYPQQNEDGPNDDVQRVGITAKNVPGQAQEAAENLGVEVASLLLSKGAKHILSVARQLNDAR
- the HMBS gene encoding porphobilinogen deaminase isoform X4; this encodes MLRELYPDLHFEIVAMSTTGDKILDTALSKIGEKSLFTKELENALERNEVDLVVHSLKDLPTSLPPGFTIGAVCKRENPLDAVVFHPKNCGKTLSLLPEKSVIGTSSLRRAAQLKKKFPQLEFRDIRGNLNTRLKKLDEKEEFSAIILAAAGLKRMGWENRIGQLLSPEDCLYAVGQEGGCSVPVAVNTVLKDGQLYLTGAVYSLDGSDSLKETMQTSVHYPQQNEDGPNDDVQRVGITAKNVPGQAQEAAENLGVEVASLLLSKGAKHILSVARQLNDAR